One Methylorubrum extorquens genomic window, CCCGAGATTGCGGATGAAGGGCTGGACGATCGGCTCCCAGACCGAATCCGAAACGAGGAACTCGAGCTCGATTGGCTTGCCGCTCGGCAGCCGGAGGGCGCCGCCCTCGCGGGTGCAGCCCGCCTCCTTGAGCAGAGCCACGGCGCGGGCGAGCAGCGCCCGGTCCTGCCCCGAGCCGTCCGGCACCGGGGGCGTCCAGGCCTCGCCGAAAACCTCGGCCGGCACCTGCCCGCTGAGGGGTTCGAGCAGCGCCAGCTCCTCCGCCGAGGGCTTGCCCGTCGCCATCAGGTCGGTCTTCTGGAAGAACGAGACGGTGCGCTCGTAGGAGCCGAACATCGCCGTGCGGTTGGTCCAGGGGAAGTCGAAGCAGAGGCCGATCGCCTCGCGCACGCGGGGATCCTTGAACACCTCGCGGCGGGTGTTGAAGAACCAGCCCTGGATGTTGGCGGGCGAGGTGTCGGGCAGGGTCTCGCGCTTGACGCGGCCCTCGCGCGCGGCGGGAAAATCGTATCCCGCCGCCCAGATCCGCGAGGTGAATTCCTGGCGGTAGGTGTAAGCGCCGCCCTTGAACGCCTCGAACGCCACCTGCCGATCGCGGAAATACTCGTAGCGGAGCTGATCGAAGTTGTTCTGCCCGACCATCACCGGCAGATCCGCCGCCCAGTAATCGGTGACGCGCTCCAACTCGATGAAGCGGCCGATGTCGAGCCGCCCGACCTGATACGGGCCGGAGCCGAGCAGCGGCTTGAGGGTCTGGGCCTCGAAGTCGCGCCCCTCGAAGAACTTGGCCGAGAAGATCGGCAGTCCGGCGACGATCAGCGGCAGGTCGCGGCTACGACCGGGGGCGAAGCGGACCACCAGGGTCTCGTCGCCCTCGGCGATCGCCTCCGCGACATCGCGGATCACCTGCGCGATCGTCGGGTGGCCCTTCTCCTTGAGGATGGTGAGGGAGAAGGCCGCGTCCCGCGCGGTCAGGGGCGAACCATCGTGAAAGTGCGCCTGCGGGCGAAGAGCGAAGCGGTAGGTCAGGCCGTCGGGGCTGATCTCGACCGAGCGGGCGAGGAGGCCGTAGAGCGCGTCCGGCTCGTCGAGCGCGCGCACCATCAGGCTGTCGAAGGTGAGATTGATGCCGGCCGCGCCGTTGCCGCGGAAGACGTAGGGGTTGAGCG contains:
- a CDS encoding extracellular solute-binding protein encodes the protein MSAGATRRSVVLGSGVLALAGALPCSARAEEVRKTHGLSSFGELKYAPDFPNFDYVNPMAPRGGRFATHLVQTFGNQAFDTFDTLNPYVFRGNGAAGINLTFDSLMVRALDEPDALYGLLARSVEISPDGLTYRFALRPQAHFHDGSPLTARDAAFSLTILKEKGHPTIAQVIRDVAEAIAEGDETLVVRFAPGRSRDLPLIVAGLPIFSAKFFEGRDFEAQTLKPLLGSGPYQVGRLDIGRFIELERVTDYWAADLPVMVGQNNFDQLRYEYFRDRQVAFEAFKGGAYTYRQEFTSRIWAAGYDFPAAREGRVKRETLPDTSPANIQGWFFNTRREVFKDPRVREAIGLCFDFPWTNRTAMFGSYERTVSFFQKTDLMATGKPSAEELALLEPLSGQVPAEVFGEAWTPPVPDGSGQDRALLARAVALLKEAGCTREGGALRLPSGKPIELEFLVSDSVWEPIVQPFIRNLGLIGIKARQRAVDAAQYQARVRDFDFDITSRAASGDATPGPELREAYGSRAAAIPGSNNLAGISDPAIDALLDRIANADSRANLAVACRALDRVMRAGRYWIPMWYSPEYRLALWDVFGRPAKLPTYGLGVPGLWWYDEAKARRIGRG